The Hemicordylus capensis ecotype Gifberg chromosome 6, rHemCap1.1.pri, whole genome shotgun sequence genome window below encodes:
- the LOC128330650 gene encoding histone H1-like: MAEMAPLAAAVVEPAAKAPAKKAAAAPKARKPSGPSVTELLTQAVSASKDRGGVSLAALKKSLAAAGYDVEKNNSRIKLGLKSLVTKGTLVQTKGTGASGSFKLNKKQAETKDKAAKKKPAAATAAAKSKKPAAKKVKKAVGAKKVAKKPSSAGVKKAAKSPKKAKITKPKKTTKSPAKTLKPKPKAKPKASKVKLAPKKK, encoded by the coding sequence ATGGCTGAGATGGCGCCTCTTGCCGCCGCGGTTGTGGAACCAGCGGCCAAAGCTCCCGCCAAGAAAGCGGCGGCCGCTCCCAAAGCTCGCAAGCCCTCCGGCCCCAGCGTGACGGAGCTGCTGACCCAGGCGGTGTCCGCCTCCAAGGACCGCGGCGGGGTCTCTCTGGCGGCCCTCAAGAAGTCGCTGGCGGCTGCGGGCTACGATGTGGAGAAAAACAACAGCCGCATCAAGCTGGGGCTCAAGAGCCTGGTGACCAAGGGGACTCTGGTGCAGACCAAGGGCACGGGCGCCTCGGGCTCCTTCAAGCTGAACAAGAAGCAGGCGGAGACCAAAGACAAGGCGGCCAAGAAGAAGCCGGCTGCTGCTACCGCCGCCGCCAAGAGCAAGAAGCCCGCCGCCAAGAAAGTGAAGAAGGCGGTGGGAGCCAAGAAAGTGGCTAAGAAGCCATCCTCTGCCGGAGTCAAGAAGGCGGCCAAGAGTCCCAAGAAGGCGAAGATCACCAAGCCTAAGAAGACGACGAAGAGCCCTGCCAAGACTCTGAAGCCCAAGCCGAAAGCCAAGCCCAAGGCTTCCAAAGTGAAGCTCGCCCCTAAAAAGAAGTGA
- the LOC128331759 gene encoding histone H3 produces the protein MARTKQTARKSTGGKAPRKQLATKAARKSAPATGGVKKPHRYRPGTVALREIRRYQKSTELLIRKLPFQRLVREIAQDFKTDLRFQSSAVMALQEASEAYLVGLFEDTNLCAIHAKRVTIMPKDIQLARRIRGERA, from the coding sequence ATGGCTCGTACTAAGCAGACCGCTCGTAAGTCCACCGGTGGGAAGGCGCCTCGTAAGCAGCTGGCTACTAAGGCTGCCAGGAAGAGCGCTCCAGCCACCGGCGGCGTGAAGAAGCCTCACCGCTACCGCCCTGGCACTGTGGCTCTCCGCGAGATCCGCCGCTACCAGAAGTCCACCGAGCTGCTGATCCGCAAGCTGCCCTTCCAGCGCCTGGTGCGTGAAATCGCCCAGGACTTTAAGACCGATCTGCGCTTCCAGAGCTCGGCCGTGATGGCCCTGCAGGAGGCGAGCGAGGCTTACTTGGTGGGCCTCTTTGAGGATACCAACCTCTGCGCCATCCACGCCAAGCGGGTCACCATCATGCCCAAAGACATCCAGCTGGCCCGCCGCATCCGTGGGGAGAGAGCTTAA
- the LOC128328848 gene encoding histone H2B 1/2/3/4/6-like, whose product MPEPAKSAPVPKKGSKKAITKTQKKGDKKRKKSRKESYSIYVYKVLKQVHPDTGISSKAMSIMNSFVNDIFERIAAEASRLAHYNKRSTITSREIQTAVRLLLPGELAKHAVSEGTKAVTKYTSSK is encoded by the coding sequence ATGCCTGAGCCCGCTAAGTCTGCTCCGGTCCCCAAAAAGGGGTCGAAGAAGGCCATCACCAAGACCCAGAAGAAGGGAGACAAGAAGCgtaagaagagcaggaaggagagCTACTCTATCTACGTCTACAAGGTGCTGAAGCAAGTTCATCCGGACACCGGCATCTCTTCCAAGGCCATGAGCATCATGAACTCCTTCGTCAACGACATCTTCGAGCGCATCGCCGCCGAGGCCTCCCGCCTGGCCCACTACAACAAGCGCTCCACCATCACTTCCCGGGAGATCCAGACGGCCGTGCGCCTCTTGCTGCCGGGAGAATTGGCCAAGCACGCTGTGTCTGAAGGCACCAAGGCGGTCACCAAGTACACCAGCTCCAAGTAA
- the LOC128328715 gene encoding histone H4, with protein sequence MSGRGKGGKGLGKGGAKRHRKVLRDNIQGITKPAIRRLARRGGVKRISGLIYEETRGVLKVFLENVIRDAVTYTEHAKRKTVTAMDVVYALKRQGRTLYGFGG encoded by the coding sequence ATGTCTGGTCGCGGTAAAGGAGGCAAGGGCTTGGGGAAAGGAGGCGCTAAGAGGCACAGGAAGGTGCTTCGTGATAACATCCAGGGAATCACCAAGCCTGCAATTCGCCGTCTGGCCCGCCGTGGTGGAGTGAAGCGTATCTCTGGGCTGATTTATGAAGAGACTCGTGGTGTCTTGAAGGTTTTTCTGGAAAACGTGATTCGTGATGCTGTAACTTACACGGAGCATGCAAAGCGAAAGACCGTAACTGCCATGGATGTGGTGTACGCTCTGAAGCGCCAAGGCCGCACTCTTTATGGATTTGGAGGCTAA
- the LOC128328714 gene encoding histone H2B 1/2/3/4/6-like: MPEVAKSAPVPKKGSKKAITKTQKKGDKKRKKSRKESYSIYVYKVLKQVHPDTGISSKAMSIMNSFVNDIFERIASEASRLVHYNKRSTITSREIQTAVRLLLPGELAKHAVSEGTKAVTKYTSSK; the protein is encoded by the coding sequence ATGCCTGAGGTTGCTAAGTCCGCTCCGGTTCCCAAGAAGGGGTCGAAGAAGGCCATCACCAAGACCCAGAAGAAAGGAGACAAGAAGcgcaagaagagcaggaaggagagCTACTCCATCTACGTCTACAAGGTGCTGAAGCAGGTCCACCCCGACACCGGCATTTCCTCCAAGGCCATGAGCATCATGAACTCCTTCGTCAACGACATCTTCGAGCGCATCGCGTCTGAGGCTTCCCGCCTAGTCCATTATAACAAGCGCTCCACCATCACTTCCCGGGAGATCCAGACGGCCGTGCGCCTCTTGTTGCCGGGGGAGTTGGCCAAGCACGCTGTGTCTGAGGGCACTAAGGCGGTCACCAAGTACACCAGCTCCAAGTAA
- the LOC128329526 gene encoding alpha-1B-glycoprotein-like: MWLSGLEIWSQQSNLVSVAMRESPPPPTLSLNPYHPVYIQGEWITLTCSTPEGLEISGYTFSKEFQGQRSEHSKIKVPLEAFSVGEDTAGNYSCMYWTRLSGREVQSAWSSLISVTMAYPPPAPVLKVDPASRVVTEGAFLVFTCLANGNNTGRKFHFYKDGANISSTTEGLQGSKGEPGDASPDFTLSILKSKPHHTGEFACSYEEEMEGRWVSSSWSPMTILTALALI; this comes from the exons ATGTGGCTATCAGGGCTGGAGATCTGGTCCCAACAGAGCAATCTTGTCTCTGTAGCCATGAGAG AATCGCCTCCACCTCCAACTCTTTCCCTGAATCCATACCATCCAGTGTACATCCAAGGGGAATGGATCACCCTGACCTGTTCCACTCCTGAGGGCCTGGAGATTTCAGGATACACGTTCTCCAAGGAATTCCAAGGTCAGAGATCAGAGCACAGCAAAATAAAGGTTCCCCTTGAAGCCTTCAGTGTAGGTGAAGACACTGCTGGGAATTACAGCTGCATGTATTGGACGCGGCTATCAGGAAGGGAGGTCCAATCCGCTTGGAGTAGCCTCATCTCTGTAACTATGGCAT ATCCACCTCCTGCCCCGGTGCTGAAAGTGGATCCTGCATCCAGAGTGGTGACAGAAGGGGCCTTCCTGGTCTTCACTTGCTTGGCCAATGGGAACAACACCGGGAGAAAGTTCCATTTCTACAAGGATGGGGCTAATATCTCATCCACCACTGAAGGGCTTCAGGGGAGCAAAGGAGAACCAGGAGATGCCTCCCCAGACTTCACTCTAAGTATCTTAAAGTCCAAGCCCCACCACACTGGGGAATTTGCCTGTAGCTATGAGGAAGAAATGGAAGGCCGGTGGGTCTCTTCTTCCTGGAGCCCGATGACAATCCTCACAG cgctggccctGATCTAG